A single genomic interval of Nocardia bhagyanarayanae harbors:
- a CDS encoding TetR/AcrR family transcriptional regulator gives MPEANVSTPRNPTRGRIDKRQAILDAAFSVFAREGYAQSSVDAIAAEARVAKHTIYNHFGDKASLFRAVLVADAELSVANNLAAVDQLRDPDDDIGASLRAAGLRLAQCYCDERSTSLRRLLHAEIVQFPDLLDIVRGRAMDRVNDALADRLARLSLAGRLDIGDPAEAAEQFTALLTGPLEIRSHFGTRRVPDAELEAVSEAAVRTFLRAFGVA, from the coding sequence GTGCCCGAAGCAAACGTCTCGACGCCGCGAAATCCCACCCGCGGACGCATCGACAAGCGGCAGGCGATCTTGGATGCGGCGTTCTCGGTCTTCGCCCGCGAGGGTTACGCACAGTCCTCGGTGGATGCGATCGCGGCCGAGGCGCGAGTCGCCAAACACACGATCTACAACCACTTCGGCGACAAGGCGAGCCTGTTCCGCGCGGTCCTCGTCGCCGATGCGGAGCTCTCGGTCGCGAACAATCTGGCCGCGGTGGACCAGTTGCGCGATCCCGACGACGACATCGGCGCCAGCTTACGGGCGGCGGGATTGCGTCTGGCGCAATGCTATTGCGACGAGCGTTCCACGTCGTTGCGCCGACTGCTGCACGCCGAGATCGTCCAGTTTCCCGATCTGCTGGACATCGTCCGGGGACGCGCGATGGATCGGGTGAACGATGCCCTCGCGGATCGCCTGGCCCGCCTCTCGCTCGCGGGCCGCCTCGACATCGGCGACCCGGCCGAGGCCGCCGAGCAGTTCACGGCGCTCCTCACCGGCCCGTTGGAGATCCGATCCCATTTCGGTACGCGCCGCGTTCCCGATGCCGAGCTCGAGGCGGTGAGCGAGGCGGCGGTGCGCACCTTCTTGCGGGCATTCGGCGTCGCGTAA
- a CDS encoding energy-coupling factor ABC transporter ATP-binding protein yields the protein MTEPTTPAVRLVDLTFAYPDGTGALHGVNLDIATGERVAVLGPNGAGKSTLMLHLNGVLTAASGEVRIGGTRLDRTTVRAIRQRVGVVFQDPDDQLFMPTVEQDVAFGPANFGVRGERLAEDVRDALAAVGMTDRADRTPTHLSVGERRRAALATVLACRPEVLVLDEPAANLDPVARRELADILLTLPTTILMVTHDLPYAQRVCERAVILDAGRIVADGPIDEILRDTALLAEHRLS from the coding sequence GTGACCGAGCCGACGACACCCGCGGTGCGCCTGGTCGACCTGACTTTCGCCTATCCCGACGGAACCGGCGCACTGCACGGCGTGAATCTCGACATCGCGACCGGGGAGCGGGTGGCCGTCCTCGGCCCCAACGGCGCCGGAAAATCCACCCTGATGCTGCACCTGAACGGTGTCCTCACCGCGGCATCGGGGGAGGTGCGCATCGGCGGAACACGCTTGGACCGCACCACTGTTCGTGCCATCCGCCAACGCGTGGGCGTAGTCTTCCAGGACCCCGACGACCAGCTGTTCATGCCGACCGTCGAACAGGACGTCGCCTTCGGCCCGGCGAATTTCGGTGTCCGGGGCGAACGCCTCGCCGAGGATGTTCGCGACGCCCTCGCGGCCGTCGGCATGACCGACCGGGCCGATCGCACCCCGACACACCTCTCGGTCGGCGAACGCCGTCGCGCCGCGTTGGCCACCGTCCTCGCGTGCCGACCGGAGGTGCTCGTGCTCGACGAGCCCGCCGCGAACCTCGACCCGGTCGCCCGCCGCGAACTCGCCGACATTCTCCTGACCCTGCCCACAACCATCCTGATGGTGACCCACGACCTGCCCTACGCCCAGCGCGTCTGCGAACGCGCCGTGATCCTCGACGCGGGCCGAATCGTCGCGGACGGACCGATCGACGAAATCCTCCGGGACACTGCCCTTCTCGCCGAGCACCGCCTGAGCTGA
- a CDS encoding DUF1330 domain-containing protein: MAAYLIVDAEDLVVESGGADGRADEYRAVAQASIDRYGGRYLVRGASPVAVEGDWPDGRVLTVIEFPDRACLERWRGSAEYGQAAAIRKISIDARMVIADGVIPGEC, from the coding sequence ATGGCCGCCTACTTGATCGTCGACGCCGAAGACTTGGTCGTGGAAAGCGGAGGCGCCGACGGGCGTGCGGACGAATACCGAGCCGTCGCGCAGGCGTCGATCGATCGATACGGTGGCCGGTACCTCGTGCGCGGCGCCTCGCCTGTCGCGGTGGAGGGCGACTGGCCTGACGGCAGGGTCCTCACCGTCATCGAATTCCCCGACCGCGCGTGCCTCGAAAGGTGGCGCGGATCAGCGGAATACGGACAGGCCGCGGCGATCAGGAAGATCTCGATCGACGCGCGCATGGTCATCGCCGACGGAGTGATCCCGGGCGAGTGCTGA
- a CDS encoding NADP-dependent oxidoreductase, with protein sequence MPKTQQVRLAQRPTGLTTDDTWNVTTEETPALADGQLLVKVDYISLDPAMRGWLNDVRSYVPPVRLGEVMRSLDIATVVESTHPDFAVGDTVSGTFGVTEYAVSDGRGVQRVDLNVAPGPTWLGALGMPGMTAYFGLLEVGKLQAGETVVVSAAAGAVGSVVGQIAKAKGAHVIGIAGGPEKCRMLTEELGFDAAIDYRNESVLSRLREVAPKGIDIYFDNVGGEILDAALANLRRGARVVLCGAISAYNDETLAPGPSRYMSLLVFRASMTGFVVFDYADRYGEAVQQIGQWLAEGKVKSREHVVEGGVARFGETLNMLFTGANHGKLVLSV encoded by the coding sequence ATGCCGAAGACACAGCAGGTCCGTCTCGCGCAGCGCCCGACCGGGCTGACCACCGACGACACCTGGAACGTGACGACCGAGGAAACCCCGGCCCTCGCCGACGGGCAGCTGCTGGTCAAGGTCGACTACATCTCCCTCGACCCGGCCATGCGCGGCTGGCTCAACGATGTTCGCTCGTATGTCCCGCCGGTCCGCCTCGGCGAGGTCATGCGCTCGCTCGATATCGCGACCGTCGTCGAATCCACCCACCCGGACTTCGCGGTGGGCGACACCGTGAGCGGCACGTTCGGGGTGACCGAGTACGCCGTCAGCGACGGCCGCGGCGTCCAGCGTGTCGACCTGAACGTCGCACCCGGACCCACCTGGCTCGGCGCACTCGGAATGCCGGGGATGACGGCGTATTTCGGCCTGCTGGAGGTCGGGAAGTTGCAGGCCGGGGAGACGGTGGTGGTCTCAGCGGCGGCCGGAGCCGTCGGCAGCGTCGTCGGTCAGATCGCGAAAGCGAAAGGCGCGCACGTCATCGGCATCGCCGGTGGTCCCGAGAAGTGCAGGATGCTCACCGAGGAGCTCGGCTTCGACGCGGCCATCGACTATCGCAACGAATCGGTGCTGAGCCGGTTGCGGGAAGTCGCGCCGAAGGGCATCGATATCTACTTCGACAATGTCGGTGGCGAGATCCTCGATGCGGCGCTGGCCAACTTGCGCCGCGGCGCGCGGGTGGTGCTGTGCGGTGCGATCTCGGCGTACAACGACGAGACGCTCGCGCCCGGGCCGTCGCGCTACATGTCCCTGCTGGTCTTCCGCGCGTCCATGACCGGGTTCGTCGTGTTCGACTACGCCGACCGCTACGGCGAGGCCGTCCAGCAGATCGGGCAATGGCTGGCCGAGGGCAAGGTGAAGAGCCGTGAGCACGTCGTCGAGGGTGGGGTCGCGCGCTTCGGCGAGACATTGAACATGTTGTTCACCGGCGCGAACCACGGAAAGCTCGTGCTCTCGGTCTGA
- a CDS encoding PDGLE domain-containing protein: protein MWTFAAVAVITAGALSYVASSQPDGLDATTQRGCTVVEVGGAEELHGECIARSAEEHRLANSPLADYTIGGNEELTGIAGVLGVAAAFAALFALLRTIRAGRKDRTAAAAGDAAIAGSETA, encoded by the coding sequence CTGTGGACGTTCGCGGCGGTCGCGGTGATCACCGCGGGCGCGCTGTCGTACGTGGCCAGTTCGCAGCCGGACGGCCTCGATGCCACAACCCAACGCGGCTGCACGGTGGTCGAAGTCGGCGGCGCCGAAGAACTGCACGGCGAATGCATCGCTCGGAGCGCCGAAGAACATCGGCTCGCGAACTCTCCGCTCGCGGACTACACGATCGGTGGCAACGAGGAATTGACCGGTATCGCAGGCGTTCTCGGTGTCGCCGCCGCGTTCGCCGCGCTGTTCGCTCTGCTTCGCACGATCCGGGCGGGACGGAAAGACCGGACCGCTGCGGCGGCAGGAGATGCCGCGATCGCCGGGTCGGAGACGGCCTGA
- a CDS encoding ArsR/SmtB family transcription factor, with translation MAVSLPLDPDHASRAASGLDIVGIDQWADRFDLLSDAHRLRLLVCLHHAPDISVSDLAAAVGKSGTAVSQALRLLRQQGWVTSTKDGRIVRYRLADDTIHELLHWIGATHAADTVSSETS, from the coding sequence GTGGCAGTCAGTCTTCCGCTGGATCCCGATCACGCCAGCCGCGCCGCATCGGGATTGGATATCGTCGGCATCGACCAGTGGGCCGATCGTTTCGACCTGCTCTCCGATGCGCATCGGCTCCGGCTCCTGGTATGCCTGCACCACGCGCCCGATATCAGCGTCAGCGATCTCGCCGCCGCGGTGGGGAAGTCCGGAACCGCTGTCTCCCAAGCACTTCGGCTACTTCGCCAGCAGGGCTGGGTGACCAGCACCAAGGACGGGCGCATCGTCCGATACCGCCTCGCCGACGACACGATCCACGAGTTGCTGCATTGGATCGGAGCCACCCACGCCGCGGACACGGTTTCGTCCGAGACGTCGTGA
- a CDS encoding YybH family protein: MSLIRACGTALSAGDRRSGTAAIRNALGGMIGSGARIELRTRQVHVVGELALISNDATVSGVRPDGDPVISSSTEVARRGRDGSWRYVLDDPYFSL; encoded by the coding sequence ATGTCGCTAATACGAGCCTGCGGCACTGCTCTTTCCGCGGGCGACCGGCGATCCGGTACCGCGGCGATCCGGAACGCGCTCGGCGGCATGATCGGCTCCGGTGCGCGGATCGAGTTGCGGACGCGCCAGGTGCACGTGGTGGGCGAACTGGCGCTGATCTCCAACGATGCCACCGTGTCGGGCGTGCGACCCGACGGCGACCCGGTGATCTCCAGTTCCACCGAGGTCGCCCGGCGCGGCCGCGACGGGTCTTGGCGGTACGTGCTGGACGACCCGTACTTCTCGCTGTGA
- a CDS encoding SDR family oxidoreductase, which translates to MTTIDLSGRTAIVTGASRGIGLAAAQAIAAAGGNVVLTSRSQDSADAAAAQVDGSALGVAAHAVDEDAARRCIDLTLEKFGSVDILVNNAGTNPAYGPVIGQDHARFSKTFDVNLWAPIMWTSLATSAWMGEHGGSVINTASIGGLGFEANLGLYNASKAALIHLTKQMALELSPKIRVNSVAPGVVRTRLAAALWQEHENLLNEQTPLNRIGEPEDIASAIVFLASDAASWMTGETMVIDGGQRLGDATMFRGGLAGA; encoded by the coding sequence ATGACCACCATCGATCTGAGCGGCCGCACCGCCATCGTCACCGGCGCCTCCCGCGGCATCGGGCTCGCCGCAGCGCAGGCCATCGCCGCCGCGGGCGGCAATGTCGTGCTCACCTCCCGCTCGCAGGACTCCGCGGACGCCGCGGCCGCGCAGGTGGACGGCAGCGCGCTCGGCGTCGCCGCGCACGCCGTCGACGAGGACGCGGCGCGGCGCTGCATCGACCTGACGCTGGAGAAGTTCGGCAGCGTCGACATCCTGGTCAACAACGCGGGCACCAATCCCGCCTACGGCCCGGTGATCGGCCAGGACCACGCGCGGTTCAGCAAGACCTTCGACGTGAATCTATGGGCCCCGATCATGTGGACCTCGCTGGCCACCAGCGCGTGGATGGGCGAGCACGGCGGCAGCGTGATCAATACCGCGTCCATCGGCGGACTCGGTTTCGAAGCGAACCTCGGCCTCTACAACGCCAGCAAGGCCGCGCTGATCCACCTGACCAAGCAGATGGCGCTGGAGCTGTCGCCGAAGATCCGGGTCAACTCGGTCGCGCCGGGCGTGGTGCGCACGCGGCTGGCCGCGGCGCTGTGGCAAGAGCACGAGAACCTGCTGAACGAGCAGACGCCGCTGAACCGGATCGGCGAGCCGGAGGACATCGCCTCCGCGATCGTCTTCCTCGCCTCCGACGCCGCGAGCTGGATGACCGGCGAGACGATGGTGATCGACGGCGGTCAGCGGCTCGGCGACGCCACGATGTTCCGCGGGGGGTTGGCCGGTGCCTGA
- the cbiQ gene encoding cobalt ECF transporter T component CbiQ, with the protein MPRSPGRRRPEVSGHWLYLPGNSPAHRTPVEVKIVCAVGAIFAVVATPRELFWPFGCYALGLVAVWSWIGVPLRWIAPRLLIEAPFVVLAILLPFAAGEPRTVFAGLSLSTNGLYAAWGIVAKGTLGVGISLTLAATTSVGQLPAGLARLRVPGVIVMIVVLMLRYVDVLVDEAARMRVARISRGDDPRTLRQAGATARGAGHLFLRSYERGERVHLAMVSRGFDGSAVDFGHQPATRAQWLFGLLPAIGAICVCLSAWAVR; encoded by the coding sequence ATGCCGCGATCGCCGGGTCGGAGACGGCCTGAGGTGAGCGGTCACTGGCTGTATCTGCCGGGGAATTCGCCCGCCCATCGGACGCCGGTCGAAGTGAAGATCGTCTGCGCGGTTGGCGCGATCTTCGCCGTCGTCGCGACACCGCGAGAATTGTTCTGGCCGTTCGGTTGCTACGCCTTGGGCCTCGTCGCGGTGTGGTCGTGGATCGGTGTCCCGCTACGGTGGATCGCGCCGCGCCTGCTGATCGAAGCGCCGTTCGTCGTGTTGGCGATACTGTTGCCATTCGCCGCGGGCGAACCGAGAACGGTATTCGCGGGGCTTTCGCTGTCGACGAACGGTCTGTATGCCGCGTGGGGAATCGTCGCCAAAGGAACGCTCGGCGTGGGTATATCGCTGACCCTGGCCGCGACAACGAGCGTCGGCCAGTTGCCCGCCGGGCTGGCCAGGCTGCGCGTGCCGGGCGTGATCGTCATGATCGTAGTGCTCATGCTTCGGTACGTGGATGTGCTCGTGGACGAGGCGGCGCGGATGCGGGTAGCCCGAATCTCGCGCGGCGACGACCCGCGCACACTGCGTCAAGCCGGTGCGACCGCCCGCGGCGCGGGCCACTTGTTTCTGCGGTCCTACGAACGGGGGGAACGCGTACATCTGGCGATGGTGTCGCGCGGATTCGACGGCAGCGCGGTCGATTTCGGGCATCAGCCGGCAACCCGGGCGCAGTGGCTGTTCGGTTTGCTGCCGGCGATCGGCGCGATCTGTGTCTGCCTGAGCGCGTGGGCGGTCCGGTGA
- a CDS encoding class II glutamine amidotransferase: MAYSGDPILIEDLLFRPVHSLIDQSLHSRMGATTTNGDGFGIGWYGEGPTPAVFKCTEPAWNERNLQEMSRQIRTPLLFAHVRASTGTPVQRSNCHPFRYGNWLWMHNGALRGFSEVKRDLAMAVDPSLYRAIEGSTDSETLFFLALTFGLTEDPFAAVARAVGLVEDVGARHGVENPVQMTVATTDGASVWVFRYSSEGRTRSLFFSTAVEKIRALHPEVEVLHRLGEETRFVVSEPLRDLEGAWNEVPESHAGLIRPGEDEIRPFQPLAPVR, from the coding sequence ATGGCATACTCCGGCGATCCGATCCTCATCGAGGACCTGCTGTTCCGGCCTGTCCACTCCCTGATCGACCAGAGCCTGCACTCGCGCATGGGCGCGACCACCACGAACGGTGACGGCTTCGGCATCGGGTGGTACGGCGAGGGCCCCACACCCGCGGTGTTCAAATGCACCGAACCCGCGTGGAACGAGCGAAATCTCCAGGAGATGTCCCGGCAGATCCGCACGCCGCTGCTGTTCGCGCATGTGCGCGCGTCGACGGGCACCCCGGTCCAGCGCAGCAACTGCCACCCCTTCCGGTACGGCAACTGGCTGTGGATGCACAACGGCGCACTGCGGGGCTTCTCCGAGGTCAAGCGCGACCTCGCGATGGCCGTCGACCCGAGTCTCTACCGCGCCATCGAAGGCTCCACGGACTCCGAGACCCTCTTCTTCCTCGCGCTGACCTTCGGCCTCACCGAGGATCCGTTCGCCGCGGTCGCGCGGGCGGTCGGGCTGGTCGAGGACGTCGGCGCCCGCCACGGCGTCGAGAACCCGGTGCAGATGACGGTCGCGACCACGGACGGCGCCTCGGTGTGGGTCTTCCGGTACTCGAGCGAGGGCCGGACCCGGTCGCTGTTCTTCTCGACCGCCGTGGAGAAGATCCGCGCCCTGCACCCGGAGGTGGAAGTGCTGCACCGGTTGGGCGAGGAGACCCGGTTCGTGGTCTCCGAACCGCTCCGCGACCTCGAAGGTGCGTGGAACGAGGTCCCCGAGTCGCACGCCGGTCTAATCCGGCCGGGCGAAGACGAGATCCGGCCGTTCCAGCCCTTGGCGCCGGTGCGCTGA
- a CDS encoding acyl-CoA dehydrogenase family protein, protein MSLFDMSERALKYQADLLDFMDSHIYPAEPVYERQMRESGDPHFHPPILEELKAEARRRGLWNLFHPHPEWGPGLTNLEYAPLAEIMGRSHIASEACNCNAPDTGNMEVLTLFGTDEHKQKYLKPLLDGTMASAFAMTEPRVASSDATNVELSMVRDGGDYILNGRKWFASNALHKNCKVLIVMGKTDPNAAPHRQQSMMVVPIDAPGITVMRNLPVFGYQDREGHAEIDFADVRVPAKDVLKGEGEGFAISQARLGPGRIHHCMRSIGMAERALELMCKRARSRTTFGKPISENANIQDWIAESRIEIEMIRLLTLKAAHLMDTVGNKEARTEIAAIKVAAPRIALKVVDRAIQVHGGAGVTDDFPLAMAWAHLRTLRLADGPDEVHKRAIARQELGKYRTVETAASNGVKA, encoded by the coding sequence ATGTCCTTGTTCGACATGTCCGAACGCGCCTTGAAATACCAGGCGGATCTGCTCGACTTCATGGATTCGCACATCTATCCCGCCGAACCCGTCTACGAACGGCAGATGCGCGAATCCGGCGATCCGCATTTCCATCCGCCGATCTTGGAGGAGCTCAAAGCCGAGGCCCGTCGGCGCGGACTGTGGAATCTCTTCCATCCCCATCCGGAATGGGGTCCGGGGCTGACCAACCTGGAATACGCGCCGCTGGCCGAGATCATGGGTCGCAGCCACATCGCCTCGGAGGCGTGCAACTGCAACGCGCCCGACACCGGGAACATGGAGGTACTGACCCTCTTCGGCACCGACGAGCACAAGCAGAAGTACTTGAAGCCGCTGCTCGACGGCACGATGGCGTCGGCGTTCGCGATGACCGAACCGCGCGTGGCCAGCTCGGACGCGACCAATGTCGAGCTGTCGATGGTCCGCGACGGCGGCGACTACATCCTGAACGGTCGCAAGTGGTTCGCCTCCAACGCGCTGCACAAGAACTGCAAGGTGCTGATCGTGATGGGCAAGACCGATCCGAACGCGGCGCCGCACCGTCAGCAGTCGATGATGGTCGTCCCGATCGACGCGCCCGGCATCACCGTGATGCGCAACCTGCCGGTCTTCGGCTACCAGGACCGCGAGGGCCACGCCGAGATCGATTTCGCCGACGTCAGGGTGCCCGCCAAGGACGTGCTCAAAGGTGAGGGCGAGGGTTTCGCCATCAGTCAGGCCCGCCTCGGACCCGGCCGTATCCACCACTGCATGCGGTCGATCGGCATGGCCGAGCGCGCGCTGGAACTGATGTGCAAGCGTGCCCGCTCGCGCACCACCTTCGGCAAGCCGATCAGCGAGAACGCCAACATCCAGGACTGGATCGCGGAATCGCGGATCGAGATCGAGATGATCCGGCTGCTGACCCTGAAGGCCGCGCACTTGATGGACACCGTCGGCAACAAGGAGGCGCGCACCGAGATCGCGGCGATCAAGGTCGCGGCTCCGCGGATCGCGCTGAAAGTCGTTGACCGCGCGATCCAGGTGCACGGCGGCGCCGGCGTCACCGACGACTTCCCGCTCGCCATGGCCTGGGCGCATCTGCGCACCCTGCGCCTGGCCGACGGCCCGGACGAAGTGCACAAGCGGGCGATCGCCCGGCAGGAGCTGGGCAAGTACCGCACCGTCGAGACCGCGGCGAGCAATGGAGTGAAGGCCTGA
- a CDS encoding TetR/AcrR family transcriptional regulator — protein MTIPGTDVDDHDAPPSMARSSLLRELPTTQRGLRTRAALVAAARKVFERHGYLETRLVDITKAAKCSSGTFYTYFASKEEIFAAVLEVAQEDMMHPGMPRVAEDADPARIIAASNRAYFLAYERNAKLMGLLEQVANIDPEFARLRRNRAEAFVVRNARSIENLQERGLADAELDPMLAARALSGMVSRLAFNHFVAGADEVDRAPLDEVIDTATRLWVNALRISS, from the coding sequence ATGACTATTCCTGGCACCGACGTCGACGACCATGACGCGCCACCGTCCATGGCGCGCTCGTCGCTGCTGCGGGAGTTGCCGACGACCCAGCGCGGTCTGCGGACGCGGGCGGCGCTGGTAGCGGCCGCGCGGAAGGTGTTCGAACGGCACGGGTACCTGGAAACGCGGCTGGTGGACATCACCAAAGCGGCCAAATGCTCGTCGGGAACCTTCTACACCTACTTCGCGAGCAAGGAAGAGATCTTCGCGGCCGTGCTGGAAGTGGCCCAGGAGGACATGATGCATCCGGGCATGCCCCGGGTGGCAGAGGACGCCGATCCGGCGCGGATCATCGCCGCGAGCAACCGCGCCTACTTCCTGGCCTACGAGCGCAACGCGAAACTGATGGGGCTGCTCGAACAGGTCGCCAATATCGACCCCGAGTTCGCCCGGCTGCGGCGCAACCGCGCGGAGGCGTTCGTCGTCCGCAACGCGCGCAGCATCGAGAACCTGCAAGAGCGGGGGCTCGCCGATGCGGAGCTCGATCCGATGCTGGCGGCGCGAGCTCTGTCCGGCATGGTCAGCCGACTCGCCTTCAACCATTTCGTCGCCGGTGCGGACGAGGTCGATCGGGCGCCGCTCGACGAGGTGATCGACACCGCGACCCGGCTGTGGGTCAACGCTCTGCGCATCTCCTCCTGA
- a CDS encoding phosphotransferase family protein, whose product MPEVSDAVAVDPVAVAGWLDSLGIEVDGPLRFTRIGLGQSNLTYLVTDDADRRWVLRRPPLGHLLASAHDVAREARIIAALEDTAVPAPRILGVAKDPAISDVPLVLMEFVDGQVVDTMEIARSLTPQRRREIALSLTRTLAKIHAVDIDAVGLADLASHKPYAQRQLKRWAGQWEQSKTRELPELDDLTRRLVAAIPEQREITLVHGDFHLRNIIADRESGELVAALDWELSTLGEPLADMGSLLAYWTEPGEDTGGDFPASALPGFPSRAELTEVYLSETGRDLSALRYWHVLGLWKLAVIAEGVMRRAMDEPQNKAAAGTPTVERIDAIVHKAIEIADAAGI is encoded by the coding sequence GTGCCTGAGGTTTCCGACGCCGTGGCGGTCGATCCGGTGGCCGTGGCCGGTTGGCTCGATTCCCTCGGCATCGAGGTCGACGGGCCGCTGCGTTTCACCAGAATCGGCCTCGGCCAATCCAATCTGACCTATCTGGTCACCGACGACGCCGACCGGCGGTGGGTGCTCCGCCGACCGCCGCTCGGTCATCTGCTCGCCTCGGCGCACGATGTCGCGCGCGAGGCGCGGATCATCGCGGCGCTGGAAGACACGGCGGTGCCCGCGCCGCGCATCCTCGGGGTCGCCAAGGATCCGGCCATCTCCGACGTGCCGCTGGTCTTGATGGAGTTCGTCGACGGTCAAGTCGTCGACACGATGGAGATCGCGCGGTCGCTGACACCGCAGCGCCGTCGCGAGATCGCGCTGTCGCTGACGCGCACACTCGCGAAGATCCACGCCGTCGACATCGACGCGGTCGGTCTCGCGGACCTGGCCAGCCACAAGCCGTATGCCCAGCGTCAGCTCAAACGCTGGGCGGGGCAGTGGGAGCAGTCCAAGACCAGGGAACTGCCGGAGCTCGACGACCTGACCCGCAGGCTGGTCGCGGCGATACCGGAACAGCGCGAGATCACGCTGGTGCACGGCGATTTCCATCTGCGCAACATCATCGCCGATCGCGAATCCGGTGAGCTCGTCGCGGCCTTGGACTGGGAGTTGTCCACGCTGGGTGAACCGCTGGCCGATATGGGCAGCCTGCTCGCCTACTGGACCGAACCGGGGGAGGACACCGGCGGTGATTTCCCCGCCTCGGCACTGCCTGGTTTCCCGAGCCGGGCCGAGCTCACCGAGGTGTACCTGTCCGAAACCGGACGCGATCTGTCGGCCTTGCGGTACTGGCATGTGCTCGGCCTGTGGAAGCTGGCCGTGATCGCCGAGGGCGTGATGCGCCGGGCGATGGACGAACCGCAGAACAAGGCCGCGGCGGGCACGCCGACCGTCGAGCGCATCGACGCGATCGTGCACAAGGCGATCGAGATCGCCGACGCCGCGGGCATTTGA
- a CDS encoding NADPH:quinone oxidoreductase family protein, translating to MKAWRVHELGEPREVLRFEEVADPEPDTGQLLVRVLAAPANFPDVLLCRGEYQIKPPLPFTPGVELCGEVVAIGAGVTRFDVGDRVIGTPNLPGGAFAELAVVEEANAFPAPAALDDTEASALSIGYQTGWFALHRRTSLLPGETLLVHAAAGGVGSCAVQLGKAAGATVIGVVGGAEKAEYCRALGADLVIDRHAEDFLPVVKEFTGGRGVDVVYDPVGGDAYAKSTKCIAFEGRILVIGFAGGTIPQPALNHALIKNYSIIGLHWGLYKHHDPQAIQDCHDELTRLAANRAIKPLISERLALTEVADGLGRLGDGSTVGRIVFQP from the coding sequence GTGAAAGCATGGCGAGTACACGAACTCGGCGAACCGCGCGAGGTGCTGCGGTTCGAAGAAGTCGCGGACCCGGAGCCCGACACGGGGCAGTTGCTGGTGCGGGTGCTCGCCGCACCGGCGAACTTCCCCGATGTGCTGTTGTGCCGCGGCGAGTATCAGATCAAGCCGCCGCTGCCGTTCACGCCCGGTGTCGAGCTGTGCGGCGAGGTCGTCGCGATCGGCGCCGGAGTCACCCGGTTCGATGTCGGTGACCGGGTGATCGGCACCCCGAACCTGCCCGGCGGCGCGTTCGCCGAACTGGCCGTCGTCGAGGAGGCCAACGCCTTCCCGGCGCCTGCCGCGCTGGACGACACCGAGGCCTCGGCGTTGAGCATCGGATACCAGACCGGCTGGTTCGCACTGCACCGGCGGACCAGCCTGCTGCCGGGGGAGACCCTGCTGGTGCACGCCGCCGCGGGTGGTGTCGGCAGCTGTGCCGTCCAGCTCGGCAAAGCGGCCGGAGCGACGGTGATCGGTGTCGTCGGTGGCGCGGAGAAGGCCGAGTACTGCCGGGCTCTCGGCGCGGACCTCGTGATCGATCGGCACGCCGAGGACTTCCTTCCGGTCGTCAAGGAGTTCACCGGCGGTCGCGGCGTCGACGTCGTCTACGACCCGGTCGGTGGTGACGCCTACGCCAAATCCACCAAATGCATCGCCTTCGAAGGCCGCATCCTGGTGATCGGCTTTGCCGGTGGCACGATTCCCCAGCCCGCGCTCAATCACGCGCTGATCAAGAACTATTCGATCATCGGGCTGCATTGGGGGCTGTACAAGCACCACGATCCGCAAGCCATCCAGGACTGCCACGACGAGCTCACCCGGCTCGCGGCGAACCGCGCGATCAAGCCGCTGATCAGCGAGCGGCTCGCCCTGACCGAGGTAGCCGACGGACTCGGCCGCCTCGGCGACGGCAGCACCGTCGGACGAATCGTGTTCCAGCCATGA